A single Natrinema pellirubrum DSM 15624 DNA region contains:
- a CDS encoding DUF7573 domain-containing protein: MTEDATLSAFDDEEAATESGDGAGAETESGSDDASPGDRARVRSTYAWGTYTCNHCETAVDRVWRADGDLVCPDCKSW; the protein is encoded by the coding sequence GTGACTGAGGACGCGACGCTCTCGGCGTTCGACGACGAGGAGGCGGCCACCGAGTCGGGCGACGGGGCCGGAGCCGAGACGGAGTCAGGGAGCGACGACGCGAGCCCCGGCGATAGGGCACGCGTCCGCTCGACGTACGCGTGGGGAACGTACACGTGCAACCACTGTGAGACCGCGGTCGACCGGGTCTGGCGCGCGGACGGCGACCTCGTCTGTCCGGACTGCAAATCATGGTAA
- a CDS encoding maleate cis-trans isomerase family protein has product MTDADADRGGRLGLIVPSSNTTAEPEFRAFLPDGITVHGARMALESVTVDELDAMSDDAARAAELLGHADVDAVAYACTTGSLLHGPGFDIELEARLQEAAGVPAVATARSVVRALEALEAERIAVATPYTTELDDRERAFLEDAGVDVASIDGRGLAANTDIGALTPDDAARQVLEAVDGDDVDAVFVSCTNYRSLAVVDDLESRLGIPVITSNGATLWDACGAAGFKDAFDGPGTLFDHDREPL; this is encoded by the coding sequence ATGACTGACGCCGATGCCGACCGCGGCGGCCGACTTGGGCTGATCGTCCCCTCGTCGAACACGACGGCCGAACCGGAGTTCCGGGCGTTCCTCCCTGACGGGATCACCGTCCACGGCGCGCGGATGGCCCTCGAGTCGGTCACCGTCGACGAACTCGACGCGATGAGCGACGACGCGGCGCGGGCCGCCGAACTCCTCGGCCACGCCGACGTCGACGCGGTCGCCTACGCCTGTACGACCGGGAGCCTCCTGCATGGCCCCGGGTTCGACATCGAACTCGAGGCCCGACTGCAGGAGGCGGCCGGCGTCCCCGCGGTCGCGACCGCTCGGTCGGTCGTCCGCGCGCTCGAGGCCCTCGAGGCCGAGCGGATCGCGGTCGCGACGCCGTACACCACGGAACTCGACGACCGGGAGCGGGCGTTCCTCGAGGACGCGGGCGTCGACGTCGCCTCGATCGACGGCCGCGGGCTCGCGGCGAATACGGACATCGGCGCGCTGACCCCAGACGACGCCGCCCGGCAGGTACTCGAGGCGGTCGACGGCGACGACGTCGACGCCGTCTTCGTCTCCTGTACGAACTACCGGTCGCTAGCCGTGGTCGACGACCTCGAGTCGCGACTCGGGATCCCGGTGATCACGAGCAACGGCGCGACGCTGTGGGACGCCTGCGGAGCGGCCGGGTTCAAGGACGCGTTCGACGGGCCGGGGACGCTGTTCGATCACGATCGAGAGCCGCTGTAA
- a CDS encoding coenzyme F420-0:L-glutamate ligase, which produces MELNGVADLPEVRPGDDIAALVADRVDLEPGDVLTVASTIVSKAEGRTADLEDYPVSGRAEEIAGRIESVAGEEKDPRFAQAVLEESAELLIDCPFLLAETRFGHIAPNAGIDRSNVPDHDILLLPRKPSESAERIRSGLAERGYDDVGVVVTDTCGRPFRHGQTGVAIGWAGLPASRDWRGEADRDGHELGVTVQSVIDELAAAANLVTGEGAGGTPAVVVRDWEFGDHEGSDELFRSVDDDLIRQALREWRVDA; this is translated from the coding sequence ATGGAACTCAACGGCGTGGCGGACCTGCCCGAGGTCCGCCCCGGCGACGACATCGCCGCCCTCGTCGCGGATCGGGTCGACCTCGAGCCGGGCGACGTACTCACGGTCGCGAGTACGATCGTCTCGAAGGCCGAGGGACGGACGGCGGATCTCGAGGACTACCCCGTCAGCGGACGGGCCGAGGAGATCGCCGGCCGGATCGAATCGGTCGCGGGCGAGGAGAAGGACCCGCGGTTCGCACAGGCAGTCTTAGAGGAGAGTGCGGAGCTGCTGATCGACTGTCCGTTCCTGCTGGCTGAGACGCGCTTCGGCCATATCGCGCCGAACGCGGGGATCGACCGCTCGAACGTGCCCGATCACGACATCCTCCTGTTGCCGCGCAAACCAAGCGAGAGCGCCGAGCGGATCCGTTCGGGGCTCGCGGAGCGGGGCTACGATGACGTCGGCGTCGTGGTGACCGACACCTGCGGCCGACCGTTCCGGCACGGCCAGACCGGCGTCGCGATCGGCTGGGCCGGGCTGCCCGCCAGCCGTGACTGGCGCGGCGAGGCGGACCGAGACGGCCACGAACTCGGCGTCACCGTCCAGTCGGTGATCGACGAACTCGCCGCCGCCGCGAACCTCGTGACCGGCGAGGGCGCGGGCGGGACCCCGGCCGTCGTCGTCCGCGACTGGGAGTTCGGCGACCACGAGGGCAGCGACGAACTCTTCCGGTCGGTCGACGACGACCTGATTCGACAGGCGCTGCGGGAGTGGAGGGTCGACGCATGA
- a CDS encoding AAA family ATPase has protein sequence MTDANPTPDASTDPPTDGETLRIDTVERLCDDIERNVADVIVGHDDAVEHVVTALLGRGHVLLEDVPGVGKTMLARSIARSVDCSFSRVQFTPDLLPTDVTGVNVFNQKTREFEFQPGPVFGNIVLGDEINRAPPKTQAALLEAMEEEQVTTDGRTRELPTPFTVIATQNAVEPNRTYELPFAEVDRFMKKLRLGYPDPDEEAELLGRTVGDHPIDSLEAVTDRETLVAARETVSTVQVAEPVREYVTRLAAYTRENAHIGVSPRGTISLLRAAQARAVTNGREYVIPDDIETEARVVLGHRIKTNGRDRDGIAVIEDALERVPVE, from the coding sequence ATGACCGATGCCAATCCGACGCCGGACGCGAGTACCGATCCGCCGACCGACGGCGAAACCCTCCGGATCGACACCGTCGAACGGCTCTGTGACGACATCGAGCGAAACGTCGCCGACGTCATCGTCGGGCACGACGACGCCGTCGAACACGTCGTCACCGCCTTGCTCGGCCGCGGCCACGTCCTGCTCGAGGACGTGCCGGGAGTCGGCAAGACCATGCTCGCGCGCTCGATCGCCAGATCCGTCGACTGTTCGTTCAGTCGGGTCCAGTTTACCCCCGATCTCCTCCCGACCGACGTGACCGGCGTCAACGTCTTCAACCAGAAGACCCGCGAGTTCGAGTTCCAGCCCGGCCCCGTCTTCGGCAACATCGTTCTCGGCGACGAGATCAACCGCGCGCCGCCGAAGACCCAAGCGGCCCTGCTCGAGGCGATGGAGGAAGAGCAGGTCACCACCGACGGCCGGACCCGCGAGCTGCCGACACCCTTTACCGTGATCGCGACCCAGAACGCCGTCGAGCCCAACCGGACCTACGAGTTGCCCTTCGCCGAGGTCGATCGCTTCATGAAGAAGCTCCGCCTGGGCTACCCCGACCCCGACGAGGAGGCCGAACTGCTCGGCCGGACCGTCGGCGATCACCCCATCGACTCCCTCGAGGCGGTGACCGACCGCGAGACCCTCGTCGCCGCCCGCGAGACCGTCTCGACGGTACAGGTTGCCGAGCCGGTCCGGGAGTACGTCACCCGGCTGGCGGCGTACACCCGCGAGAACGCCCACATCGGCGTCAGTCCCCGCGGGACGATCTCGCTGCTGCGAGCGGCCCAGGCCCGGGCGGTCACCAACGGTCGGGAGTACGTGATTCCCGACGACATCGAGACCGAGGCACGGGTCGTCCTGGGCCATCGGATCAAGACGAACGGTCGCGACCGCGACGGGATCGCGGTCATCGAGGACGCACTCGAGCGCGTCCCCGTCGAATGA
- a CDS encoding hydantoinase/oxoprolinase family protein: MTNESTRDGDGTRIGVDVGGTFTDVALSLDDRLVTAKVPSTDPQHVGVLEGIEKACDDAGIEPGEIDGFAHAMTVSVNALLERGGAETALVTTEGFRDVLEIGRQDRPDLYDLEAEKPEPLVPRDRRFEIDERTTADGLERPVAESEVRELAATLRERNVEAVAVSLLHAYADPENERVVAETLREELAVPVSASHEVLAEFREFERTSTTAVDAYVRPAIDTYVGQLVDEAGDAGIPAPRIMQANGGIADPETVCEHAVTTTLSGPAAGVVGAAATVDDDDVEGLVTFDMGGTSSDVSLVRDGRAERTTDAEIDGLPIRTPMVDVNTVGAGGGSIAWVDSGGALRVGPESSGSQPGPACYGRGGTEPTVTDANVVLGYIGPETALGGEMTLDVEAARDALGRLADEAGLEGPLEAAQGVYRVANATMTRTIRSVTVERGHDPREFALVAFGGAGPMHAAALADSLSVDRVVVPRPGGVLSAFGLLAADESYDAVRTVGVDLEGADPTTLEAVYDDLVADVLADASDRDAARVERAADCRYAGQSFELTVPVSETFDAAAVADRFHEAHERTYGYAMDESIEVVNLRTTATIPGTEPGISHEGSGAAVVGTREAHFPEAGARETTVYDWERLETGASVPGPAVLEQAESTTVVPPNWDGEILADGTLVMTRGGESQ; this comes from the coding sequence ACTCGCATCGGCGTCGACGTCGGCGGCACCTTCACCGATGTGGCGCTCTCGCTCGACGACCGGCTCGTCACCGCCAAAGTGCCCTCGACCGACCCCCAGCACGTCGGCGTCCTCGAGGGGATCGAGAAGGCCTGCGACGACGCCGGCATCGAGCCCGGCGAGATCGACGGCTTCGCCCACGCGATGACCGTCTCGGTCAACGCCCTCCTCGAGCGCGGCGGCGCGGAGACGGCGCTGGTGACCACCGAGGGGTTCCGGGACGTCCTCGAGATCGGCCGGCAGGACCGGCCCGATCTGTACGATCTCGAGGCCGAGAAGCCGGAGCCGCTGGTGCCCCGCGACCGGCGGTTCGAGATCGACGAACGGACGACCGCCGATGGGCTCGAGCGACCGGTCGCCGAGAGCGAGGTCCGCGAGCTGGCGGCGACGCTGCGCGAGCGCAACGTCGAGGCGGTCGCAGTTTCACTGTTGCACGCCTACGCGGATCCCGAAAACGAGCGGGTGGTCGCCGAGACGCTGCGCGAGGAACTTGCCGTGCCGGTTTCGGCGTCCCATGAGGTACTCGCGGAGTTTCGCGAGTTCGAGCGGACGTCGACGACCGCGGTCGATGCCTACGTCCGCCCGGCGATCGATACCTACGTCGGCCAGCTGGTCGACGAGGCCGGCGACGCCGGCATCCCCGCACCGCGGATCATGCAGGCCAACGGTGGGATCGCCGATCCCGAAACCGTGTGCGAACATGCCGTCACGACGACGCTATCAGGCCCTGCCGCCGGCGTCGTCGGTGCCGCGGCGACCGTCGACGACGACGATGTCGAGGGGCTCGTGACCTTCGACATGGGCGGCACCTCGAGCGACGTGAGCCTCGTCCGGGACGGTCGGGCAGAACGGACGACCGATGCCGAAATCGACGGACTGCCGATCCGGACGCCCATGGTCGACGTCAACACCGTCGGCGCGGGCGGCGGCTCGATCGCGTGGGTCGATTCGGGCGGCGCGCTCCGTGTCGGCCCGGAATCGTCGGGCTCCCAGCCGGGCCCCGCCTGCTACGGCCGTGGCGGGACTGAACCGACCGTCACGGACGCCAACGTCGTCCTGGGTTACATCGGCCCCGAGACCGCACTGGGCGGCGAGATGACCCTCGACGTCGAGGCAGCCCGCGATGCGCTCGGCCGACTGGCCGACGAAGCGGGCCTCGAGGGGCCCCTCGAGGCGGCACAGGGCGTCTACCGGGTGGCGAACGCGACGATGACGCGGACGATTCGCTCGGTGACCGTCGAGCGCGGCCACGACCCTCGCGAGTTCGCGCTCGTGGCCTTCGGTGGTGCGGGACCGATGCACGCCGCGGCACTGGCCGATTCGCTGTCGGTCGATCGAGTCGTCGTTCCGCGACCGGGCGGGGTGCTGTCGGCCTTTGGCCTGCTCGCGGCCGACGAAAGTTACGACGCCGTGCGAACGGTCGGCGTCGACCTCGAGGGTGCGGACCCGACGACGCTCGAGGCCGTCTACGACGACCTCGTGGCCGACGTCCTCGCGGATGCGTCCGATCGGGACGCGGCACGAGTCGAGCGGGCCGCCGACTGCCGGTATGCGGGCCAGAGCTTCGAGTTGACGGTCCCCGTCAGCGAGACGTTCGACGCGGCGGCGGTCGCAGACCGCTTCCACGAGGCCCACGAGCGGACCTACGGCTACGCGATGGACGAATCGATCGAGGTCGTCAACCTCCGTACGACGGCGACGATTCCGGGGACCGAACCGGGGATCAGCCACGAGGGCAGCGGTGCTGCCGTCGTCGGCACCCGGGAGGCACACTTCCCCGAGGCCGGCGCACGCGAGACGACGGTGTACGACTGGGAGCGACTCGAGACCGGCGCGTCGGTCCCGGGGCCGGCAGTACTCGAGCAGGCGGAGAGTACGACGGTCGTCCCCCCGAACTGGGACGGCGAGATCCTCGCCGACGGAACGCTCGTCATGACAAGAGGAGGTGAGTCGCAATGA
- a CDS encoding hydantoinase B/oxoprolinase family protein — translation MTDASGGIDPVTLEVLRNQLESVAEEMGQTLIRGAYSPNIKERRDCSTALFDADGRMVAQAEHIPVHLGAIPAAVAAVHEHDPQPGDVFVLNDPFTGGTHLPDVTMVSPIAPDRDEAGSEGENGDGDREIVGYAVSRAHHADVGGMTPGSMPAGAEEIYQEGLRLPPTRLVAGGEPQTEVRSLVLANVRNPDERRADLRAQQAANERAEKRLADLFDDHGRETVLAGFDAVIDYSRERLADEIAALPDGTYEATDVLEGDGVTDEDVEIRATVTIEDESIDVDFSGTAAQVAGNLNAPLSVATSAVYFVVRCLTDPEIPPNHGCYEPVSVSAPEGSLLNPTAPAAVVGGNVETSQRVTDVVFTALAEAAPDRVPAQGQGTMNNLTIGARDGSFAYYETIGGGFGARAERDGMDGVQVGMTNTLNTPVESLETEYPLRVERYALREGSGGRGRHRGGEGLERSVTVETPATVSLLTERRRHAPKGVAGGEDGATGENLIDGEAVPAKTTVDVDAGTTVTVRTPGGGGHGDPDDRGDGEADD, via the coding sequence ATGACGGACGCGAGCGGGGGTATCGATCCGGTGACCCTCGAGGTCCTGCGGAACCAACTCGAGAGCGTCGCCGAGGAGATGGGCCAGACGTTGATCCGGGGCGCGTACTCGCCGAACATCAAGGAACGGCGGGACTGCTCGACGGCGCTGTTCGACGCCGACGGGCGGATGGTCGCACAGGCCGAACACATCCCGGTCCATCTGGGCGCGATACCGGCCGCCGTCGCGGCCGTTCACGAACACGACCCACAGCCCGGAGACGTGTTCGTCCTCAACGATCCCTTCACCGGCGGCACACACCTGCCGGACGTGACGATGGTCTCGCCGATCGCCCCCGATCGAGACGAAGCCGGTTCCGAGGGCGAGAACGGCGACGGGGATCGGGAGATCGTCGGCTACGCCGTCTCTCGAGCCCACCACGCCGACGTGGGCGGAATGACTCCCGGGAGCATGCCCGCGGGCGCGGAGGAGATCTACCAGGAGGGGCTCCGGCTCCCGCCGACCCGGCTCGTCGCGGGCGGCGAGCCCCAGACGGAAGTCCGCTCGCTCGTTCTCGCGAACGTCCGCAACCCCGACGAGCGCCGGGCGGACCTGCGCGCCCAGCAGGCCGCCAACGAACGCGCGGAGAAGCGACTCGCCGACCTCTTCGACGACCACGGCCGCGAAACGGTCCTCGCGGGGTTCGACGCCGTGATCGACTACTCCCGCGAGCGCCTCGCGGACGAGATCGCGGCCCTCCCCGACGGGACCTACGAGGCGACCGACGTCCTCGAGGGCGACGGCGTGACCGACGAGGACGTCGAGATCAGGGCCACGGTGACGATCGAGGACGAGTCGATCGACGTCGATTTCTCGGGAACGGCCGCGCAGGTCGCGGGCAACCTCAACGCGCCGCTTTCGGTCGCGACGAGCGCCGTCTACTTCGTCGTTCGCTGCCTCACCGACCCCGAGATCCCGCCGAATCACGGCTGTTACGAGCCGGTGAGCGTCAGCGCGCCCGAGGGGTCGCTACTGAATCCGACCGCGCCGGCCGCCGTGGTCGGCGGCAACGTCGAGACCAGCCAGCGGGTCACCGACGTGGTCTTCACCGCGCTGGCCGAGGCCGCCCCCGATCGCGTCCCCGCGCAGGGACAGGGCACGATGAACAACCTCACCATCGGCGCACGGGACGGCTCCTTCGCCTACTACGAGACGATCGGCGGCGGCTTCGGTGCGCGCGCCGAGCGCGACGGGATGGACGGCGTCCAGGTCGGCATGACCAACACGCTCAACACGCCCGTCGAGTCCCTCGAGACGGAGTACCCGCTGCGGGTCGAGCGCTACGCGCTCCGCGAGGGCAGCGGCGGTCGCGGCCGCCATCGGGGCGGCGAGGGCCTCGAGCGTTCGGTGACCGTCGAAACGCCGGCGACGGTGTCGCTGCTGACCGAGCGCCGCCGCCACGCGCCGAAGGGCGTCGCGGGCGGCGAGGACGGCGCGACCGGCGAGAACCTGATCGATGGCGAAGCGGTGCCCGCGAAGACGACGGTCGACGTCGACGCCGGGACGACTGTCACCGTACGGACGCCCGGCGGCGGCGGGCACGGCGATCCGGACGATCGCGGCGACGGAGAGGCCGATGACTGA
- a CDS encoding 5,10-methylenetetrahydromethanopterin reductase: MSDDTGSTWGIELTPEHPPERLADLAELAEDEGFDVAFASGHYFNRDPFVVLSRMADATDDLQLGPGVVNPYETHPVKLASQTATIDEISDGRAVFGVGAGDRSSLSNLGIERDSPLRRVLETFDLARDLWDGETVTHEGTFTARDASLNLEPAGEIPVYVGAQGPHMLRMSAKHADGVLINAAHPKDLEWSAAQLGQGLAERSDDRGAFESLAFASVSVAADESEAREAARPPVAFIVGGAAEPVLERHDIDREAASAVSESLERGDLPEAFGRVTPAMIDAFCIAGTTETVADRFGAALEHVDGIVVGSPLGPDLEDAVERASEALARASTDG; the protein is encoded by the coding sequence ATGAGCGACGATACCGGATCGACCTGGGGCATCGAACTCACGCCCGAACACCCGCCCGAGCGGCTCGCCGACCTGGCCGAGCTCGCGGAGGACGAGGGGTTCGACGTCGCGTTCGCGAGCGGCCACTACTTCAACCGCGATCCGTTCGTCGTCCTCTCGCGGATGGCCGACGCCACCGACGACCTGCAGCTTGGCCCGGGCGTCGTCAACCCCTACGAGACCCATCCGGTGAAACTCGCCTCGCAGACGGCGACGATCGACGAGATCAGCGACGGGCGGGCGGTCTTCGGCGTCGGCGCCGGCGACCGCTCCTCGCTGTCGAACCTGGGCATCGAGCGCGACAGCCCGCTCCGGCGCGTCCTCGAGACGTTCGACCTCGCACGGGACCTCTGGGACGGCGAGACGGTCACCCACGAGGGGACCTTCACCGCGCGGGACGCCTCGCTGAACCTCGAGCCGGCCGGTGAGATCCCGGTCTACGTCGGCGCACAGGGCCCGCACATGCTCCGAATGAGCGCGAAACACGCCGACGGCGTGTTGATAAACGCCGCCCATCCGAAAGACCTCGAGTGGAGCGCGGCGCAGCTAGGGCAAGGACTCGCCGAACGCTCGGACGACCGCGGCGCGTTCGAGTCGCTTGCCTTCGCCAGCGTCAGCGTCGCCGCCGACGAGAGCGAGGCCCGCGAGGCGGCCCGGCCGCCCGTCGCCTTCATCGTCGGTGGGGCCGCCGAGCCGGTCCTCGAGCGCCACGACATCGACCGGGAGGCCGCGAGCGCGGTGAGCGAGTCCCTCGAGCGGGGTGACCTACCCGAGGCGTTCGGCCGCGTCACGCCGGCGATGATCGACGCCTTCTGCATCGCCGGGACGACCGAGACGGTCGCCGACCGGTTCGGGGCGGCACTCGAACACGTCGACGGGATCGTCGTCGGTTCGCCGCTGGGGCCGGACCTCGAGGACGCGGTCGAACGGGCGAGCGAGGCGCTGGCTCGGGCGAGTACCGACGGCTGA
- a CDS encoding cold-shock protein, translating into MAKGTVDFFNDTGGYGFIETDDADEDVFFHMEDIGGPDLEEGQELEFDIEEAEKGPRATNVERL; encoded by the coding sequence ATGGCGAAAGGTACGGTCGACTTCTTCAACGACACTGGCGGCTACGGCTTCATCGAAACTGACGACGCGGACGAGGACGTGTTCTTCCACATGGAGGACATCGGCGGTCCTGACCTCGAGGAGGGGCAGGAGCTGGAGTTCGACATCGAGGAGGCCGAGAAGGGGCCACGCGCGACTAACGTCGAGCGGCTCTAG
- a CDS encoding DUF58 domain-containing protein, with protein sequence MRLTRRGWVAVAVVLAATAMSWRFGPRALNAVVVPLLVVLLAGAVVVARAERPRVTRRPLAEGFIGEERTVSVAIETDDTVAATVSDTVGDGLSAITAPYAETTLDGEEAFAYDLRLEARGRHRVGPLSIVVSDIIGLIERQFEYEETATVLVYPRVRALDGGPAVDRRTLASVADRRTREEFDHLRTYQRGDPMADVHWKSAAKRPDEDLVVTEYADDDAVGAVTIAADCPTDREDGADEMASAAASVATALLEQGATVGLVTPDATQPPGTGRAHHRDLLGLLAVAEPGELPEEERRDADVVVRTESTGTTITVDGREIPFGRLFGTDRSDRMGDDGPVDPDPGNRSGVSV encoded by the coding sequence ATGAGACTCACGCGCCGCGGCTGGGTCGCCGTCGCCGTCGTCCTCGCGGCCACCGCGATGAGCTGGCGGTTCGGACCACGTGCGTTGAACGCCGTCGTCGTCCCGCTGCTCGTCGTCCTCCTCGCCGGCGCCGTCGTGGTCGCCCGCGCCGAGCGGCCCCGCGTGACCCGCCGTCCGCTCGCCGAGGGGTTCATCGGCGAGGAACGAACGGTTTCGGTCGCGATCGAAACCGACGATACCGTCGCCGCGACGGTATCCGATACCGTCGGCGACGGCCTCTCTGCGATCACGGCCCCGTACGCGGAGACGACCCTCGACGGCGAGGAGGCGTTCGCCTACGACCTGCGACTCGAGGCGCGCGGCCGCCATCGGGTCGGACCGCTATCGATAGTCGTCAGCGACATCATCGGCCTGATCGAACGGCAGTTCGAATACGAGGAGACGGCGACGGTTCTGGTCTACCCCCGGGTTCGGGCCCTCGACGGCGGCCCCGCGGTCGATCGGCGGACGCTCGCCAGCGTCGCCGACCGACGGACCCGCGAGGAGTTCGACCATCTCCGGACGTACCAACGGGGCGATCCGATGGCCGACGTCCACTGGAAGAGCGCGGCCAAACGCCCCGACGAGGACCTCGTCGTCACGGAGTACGCCGACGACGACGCGGTCGGTGCCGTCACGATCGCCGCCGATTGCCCGACCGACCGCGAGGACGGGGCCGACGAGATGGCGTCGGCCGCCGCCAGCGTCGCGACCGCCCTCCTCGAGCAGGGGGCGACGGTCGGGCTCGTCACACCCGACGCGACACAGCCACCGGGAACGGGCCGTGCCCATCACCGGGACCTGCTCGGACTGCTCGCCGTCGCCGAACCGGGTGAACTCCCCGAGGAAGAGCGCCGAGACGCCGACGTCGTGGTCCGGACCGAGTCGACCGGGACGACGATCACGGTCGACGGCCGGGAGATTCCCTTCGGTCGGCTGTTCGGCACGGATCGTTCGGACCGGATGGGAGACGACGGGCCGGTCGATCCCGATCCCGGCAATCGATCGGGGGTGAGCGTATGA